A genomic region of Macaca thibetana thibetana isolate TM-01 chromosome 14, ASM2454274v1, whole genome shotgun sequence contains the following coding sequences:
- the LOC126936486 gene encoding LOW QUALITY PROTEIN: olfactory receptor 51F2-like (The sequence of the model RefSeq protein was modified relative to this genomic sequence to represent the inferred CDS: deleted 1 base in 1 codon; substituted 1 base at 1 genomic stop codon): MTETSLSSQSFPMLVLNNSNAQPLIFFLTGIPGLKGTQYWISIPFCLLYVVALSGNSMILFVVLCEQSLHKPMYCFLSMLSVTDLSLSLCTLSTTLGVFWFEAQEISLNTCIAQMFFLHGFTFIESGVLLAMAFDRFVTIXDPLRYTTIFTNARIAKIGISMLIRNVAVRLPVVVFVTRLSFCSSMVLSHSYCYHVDLIQLSCTDNRINSILGLFALFSTTGFDCPCILLSYILIIRSVLSIASSEERQKAFNTCTSHISAVAIFYIPLISLSLVHHYGHSAPPFVHTIMANVFLLIPPVLNPIIYSVKTKQIRKAVIKVLIQKQFKSNHQLFLIRDKAIYLLSALLEWSNCPRVPKHAFNSPN, translated from the exons ATGACTGAAACATCCCTGTCTTCTCAGTCTTTCCCTATGTTGGTCCTCAATAATAGCAATGCTCAGCCTCTGATCTTTTTCCTGACTGGCATTCCAGGCCTGAAAGGCACCCAGTACTGGATCTCTATCCCTTTTTGTCTCCTGTATGTTGTCGCCCTCTCTGGAAATAGCATGATCCTGTTTGTGGTCCTCTGTGAACAGAGCCTCCATAAGCCTATGTATTGTTTCCTCTCTATGCTTTCAGTCACAGACCTGAGCTTGTCCCTGTGTACACTTTCTACTACCCTTGGTGTCTTCTGGTTTGAAGCCCAAGAAATCAGCCTAAATACCTGCATTGCTCAGATGTTCTTTCTACATGGATTTACTTTCATAGAGTCTGGGGTTCTACTAGCCATGGCCTTTGATCGTTTTGTGACCATCTGAGACCCACTGAGATACACTACCATTTTTACCAATGCCCGAATTGCCAAGATTGGGATAAGCATGTTGATAAGAAATGTTGCCGTCAGGTTGCCAGTTGTGGTCTTTGTGACGAGGTTGTCCTTCTGCAGTTCTATGGTCCTTTCACATTCTTACTGCTACCATGTTGATCTCATCCAACTCTCCTGCACAGACAACAGGATCAACAGCATCCTTGGTCTGTTTGCGCTTTTCTCCACTACAGGGTTTGACTGCCCTTGTATCCTGCTCTCCTATATCCTGATCATTCGATCTGTCCTCAGCATCGCTTCCTCAGAGGAGAGGCAGAAAGCCTTCAACACCTGCACATCCCACATCAGTGCTGTTGCCATCTTCTACATCCCTCTCATCAGTTTGTCTCTTGTCCATCACTATGGCCATTCAGCACCTCCATTTGTCCACACCATCATGGCCAATGTATTTCTGCTAATCCCTCCTGTGCTCAACCCTATTATCTACAGTGTGAAGACTAAGCAGATTCGAAAGGCCGTTATCAAGGTCTTAATTCAGAAGCAG TTCAAATCTAATCATCAGTTATTTCTGATTAGAGATAAAGCCATTTATTTACTAAGTGCTTTGCTAGAATGGAGTAATTGTCCCAGAGTGCCCAAACACGCCTTCAACAGTCCAAACTAA
- the LOC126935276 gene encoding LOW QUALITY PROTEIN: olfactory receptor 52R1 (The sequence of the model RefSeq protein was modified relative to this genomic sequence to represent the inferred CDS: inserted 2 bases in 2 codons), with the protein MVLVSGNSSSHPASFILLGIPGLESFQFWIAFPFCAMYAVAVVGNITLLRVIRIDHTLHKPMYLFLAMLAITDLVLSSSTQPKMLVIFXFHAHEIEYHACLIQVFFIHAFSFMESGVLMAMALDRHVAICFPLQHSSLITPSVMIELGTVVMLRGLLWVSLFCFMVSRMPFCQHQAIPQSYCEHMAVLKLVCADTSINRGYGLFVAFSVAGFDMTVIGMSYMMILRAVLQLPSGEARLKAFSTCASHICVILAFYIPAXLTHRFGHHVPRVVHILFANLYLLVPPMLNPIIYGVRTKQIRDRVTQECCGKVP; encoded by the exons ATGGTGCTGGTTTCAGGGAACAGCTCTTCTCATCCTGCGTCCTTCATCCTGCTTGGAATCCCAGGCCTAGAGAGTTTCCAGTTTTGGATTGCCTTTCCGTTCTGTGCCATGTATGCTGTGGCTGTTGTTGGAAATATCACTCTCCTCCGTGTAATCAGAATTGACCACACCCTGCATAAGCCCATGTACCTCTTTCTGGCCATGCTGGCTATCACTGACCTGgtcctctcctcctccacccaACCTAAGATGTTGGTCATAT TGTTTCATGCTCATGAGATTGAGTACCATGCCTGCCTCATCCAGGTGTTCTTCATCCATGCCTTTTCTTTTATGGAGTCTGGGGTGCTCATGGCTATGGCCCTGGATCGCCATGTGGCCATCTGCTTCCCACTCCAACACTCTAGCCTCATAACCCCATCGGTCATGATTGAACTGGGGACTGTCGTGATGCTGAGAGGGCTGCTGTGGGTGAGCCTCTTCTGCTTCATGGTGTCTAGGATGCCCTTCTGCCAACACCAAGCCATTCCCCAGTCATACTGTGAGCACATGGCTGTGCTGAAGTTGGTGTGTGCTGATACAAGCATAAATCGTGGGTATGGACTCTTTGTGGCCTTCTCTGTGGCTGGCTTTGATATGACTGTCATAGGTATGTCATACATGATGATTTTGAGAGCTGTGCTTCAGTTGCCCTCAGGTGAAGCCCGCCTCAAAGCTTTTAGCACATGTGCCTCCCATATCTGTGTCATCTTGGCTTTTTATATCCCAG ACCTCACCCACCGTTTTGGCCATCATGTGCCCCGAGTGGTACATATCCTGTTTGCTAATCTCTATCTACTGGTACCTCCCATGCTCAACCCCATTATTTACGGAGTTAGAACCAAACAGATCAGGGACAGAGTTACCCAAGAATGTTGTGGAAAGGTCCCCTGA